In a single window of the Flavobacterium sp. W4I14 genome:
- a CDS encoding deoxyadenosine/deoxycytidine kinase (product_source=KO:K15519; cath_funfam=3.40.50.300; cog=COG1428; ko=KO:K15519; pfam=PF01712; smart=SM00382; superfamily=52540), translating to MHIAIVGNIGAGKTTLTGLLAKNYGWEALYEAVDNNPYLEDFYSDMKRWSFNLQIYFLNSRFQQITDIEVNKRNVIQDRTIYEDAHIFAENLHDMALMTTRDHDNYRAIFDNITSFIKPPDLLVYLRASVPTLVNNIQRRGREYEAGIRIDYLSKLNEKYEAWIKGYNLGKLLILDKDKLDFTNNPEDLGTVIQSIEAEINGLF from the coding sequence ATGCACATAGCAATTGTAGGAAATATAGGTGCCGGTAAAACTACCTTAACAGGTTTATTAGCCAAGAATTATGGATGGGAAGCTTTGTACGAGGCTGTGGACAATAACCCTTATCTGGAAGATTTTTACAGCGACATGAAACGTTGGAGCTTTAATCTTCAGATTTATTTCCTAAATAGTCGCTTTCAGCAAATTACCGACATTGAAGTAAATAAACGCAACGTAATCCAGGATAGGACCATTTATGAAGACGCACATATTTTTGCGGAAAACCTGCATGATATGGCTTTAATGACTACCCGCGATCATGATAATTACAGGGCTATTTTTGATAATATTACCTCCTTTATTAAACCGCCAGATTTATTGGTTTACCTGCGTGCATCGGTACCTACATTGGTTAATAATATCCAGCGTCGCGGCCGTGAGTACGAAGCAGGCATCCGTATCGATTACCTATCTAAACTGAACGAAAAGTATGAAGCCTGGATTAAGGGTTATAACCTGGGTAAATTATTGATTTTGGATAAAGATAAATTAGATTTCACCAACAACCCCGAAGATTTAGGTACGGTAATCCAATCTATTGAGGCTGAAATAAATGGGTTATTTTAA
- a CDS encoding cob(I)alamin adenosyltransferase (product_source=KO:K00798; cath_funfam=1.20.1200.10; cog=COG2096; ko=KO:K00798; pfam=PF01923; superfamily=89028; tigrfam=TIGR00636), giving the protein MKIYTKTGDKGQTSLIGGTRVPKYHLRIETYGTVDELNSYIGLIICQDIEAQDQKLLKEIQDRLFTVGSSLAADPETSKMKIPDLHDTDITLLENEMDLMNEKLPVLKHFVLPGGNTVVSYCHIARCVCRRAERLTVELAENSFVDERVTVYLNRLSDYLFVLARKLTVYFKTEENIWIPRV; this is encoded by the coding sequence ATGAAAATCTACACTAAAACTGGCGATAAGGGCCAAACATCACTCATTGGCGGTACCCGTGTACCTAAATATCATTTACGTATCGAAACCTACGGAACTGTTGACGAGTTAAATTCGTACATAGGTTTAATTATATGCCAGGATATTGAGGCGCAGGACCAGAAATTATTAAAAGAAATTCAGGATAGGTTATTTACTGTTGGCTCATCGCTTGCTGCAGACCCTGAAACATCTAAAATGAAGATCCCCGATCTGCACGATACTGATATTACCCTGTTGGAAAATGAGATGGATCTGATGAATGAAAAGCTACCTGTATTAAAACATTTTGTTTTACCTGGTGGAAATACTGTCGTTTCTTACTGCCATATTGCTAGGTGTGTGTGTAGAAGGGCAGAACGACTCACAGTTGAACTTGCAGAAAATAGCTTTGTAGATGAGCGTGTAACAGTTTATTTGAATCGTTTAAGCGATTATTTATTCGTTTTGGCACGAAAACTGACCGTGTATTTTAAGACGGAAGAAAACATTTGGATTCCGCGGGTTTAA
- a CDS encoding 1-acyl-sn-glycerol-3-phosphate acyltransferase (product_source=TIGR00530; cog=COG0204; pfam=PF01553; smart=SM00563; superfamily=69593; tigrfam=TIGR00530) has translation MIFCIMGHGKFHFMGKDELLNNPVLGIFFKTIDISVNRDSKISAFKAFKKAGENLEKGMSLIIFPEGKIDDHYPPKLGEFKNGPFRLAIDKNIPLVPVSITNVWKINWDDGAKYGSKPGICDIYVHKPINTSTLADVDSDVLKEKVYRLIDSKLV, from the coding sequence ATGATTTTTTGCATCATGGGGCATGGTAAATTCCACTTTATGGGAAAGGATGAACTGTTGAATAATCCCGTATTGGGCATTTTTTTCAAAACCATCGATATTTCTGTAAACCGCGACAGTAAGATTTCGGCTTTTAAAGCATTTAAAAAAGCTGGAGAAAACCTAGAAAAGGGGATGAGCCTGATTATTTTTCCTGAAGGTAAAATAGACGACCATTACCCACCAAAGTTGGGCGAGTTTAAAAATGGTCCGTTCCGCCTGGCTATCGATAAAAATATACCGCTGGTACCTGTAAGTATTACCAACGTTTGGAAAATTAATTGGGATGATGGAGCAAAGTATGGAAGTAAGCCAGGAATTTGCGATATTTACGTCCACAAACCCATAAATACATCAACTTTGGCAGATGTTGATTCTGATGTATTGAAAGAAAAGGTTTACAGATTGATTGATAGCAAGTTAGTATAA
- a CDS encoding aspartyl-tRNA(Asn)/glutamyl-tRNA(Gln) amidotransferase subunit C (product_source=KO:K02435; cog=COG0721; ko=KO:K02435; pfam=PF02686; superfamily=141000; tigrfam=TIGR00135) gives MNLDAKTIHKIADLARIHIDEKQVDTLIPEMNKILSFMEKLNELDTSNVKPLVYMNESVNVWREDVVKQEIATADGLKNAAKHTDQFFMVPKIIEK, from the coding sequence ATGAATTTAGACGCAAAAACCATCCATAAAATAGCCGATCTGGCCAGAATTCATATTGATGAAAAGCAGGTGGATACACTGATCCCTGAAATGAACAAAATTTTGTCGTTCATGGAAAAGTTAAATGAACTGGATACTTCAAACGTGAAACCATTGGTTTATATGAACGAATCGGTAAATGTTTGGAGAGAAGATGTGGTTAAGCAGGAAATAGCTACAGCTGATGGCTTAAAAAATGCAGCAAAACATACCGACCAATTTTTTATGGTACCAAAAATTATTGAAAAATAA
- a CDS encoding putative ABC transport system ATP-binding protein (product_source=KO:K02003; cath_funfam=3.40.50.300; cog=COG1136; ko=KO:K02003; pfam=PF00005; smart=SM00382; superfamily=52540) has translation MEKPLITIKEIGRKYVIGSEVIHALKSVSLDINKGEFVALMGPSGSGKSTLMNILGCLDTPSSGTYVLNGTNVSHMSDDALAEVRNQEIGFVFQTFNLLPRSTSLDNVALPLIYAGTSKKDRDARAAKALENVGLGNRMDHKPNELSGGQRQRVAVARALINNPSIILADEPTGNLDTKTSIEIMGLLEEIHSKGNTIILVTHEEDIAQHAHRIVRMRDGLIENDYLNTDIKNVSPRLQALKDTGSDWEKIN, from the coding sequence ATGGAGAAACCACTCATCACTATAAAAGAAATTGGCCGTAAATATGTTATTGGATCTGAAGTGATTCACGCTTTAAAATCAGTTTCTTTAGATATCAATAAAGGCGAATTCGTAGCATTGATGGGCCCGTCCGGTTCTGGTAAATCAACCCTGATGAATATTTTAGGCTGTTTGGATACACCGTCAAGCGGAACCTATGTTTTAAATGGAACCAATGTGAGTCACATGAGTGATGATGCCCTGGCCGAAGTGCGCAACCAGGAAATCGGTTTCGTGTTTCAAACCTTTAATTTATTGCCACGTTCAACATCTTTAGATAATGTTGCCTTACCTTTAATTTACGCGGGAACAAGTAAAAAGGATAGAGATGCAAGAGCAGCTAAAGCATTAGAAAATGTAGGTTTGGGCAATCGTATGGATCACAAGCCAAATGAGCTATCGGGCGGTCAACGTCAACGTGTTGCTGTAGCCAGGGCTTTGATCAACAATCCATCTATTATCTTGGCCGATGAGCCAACAGGTAACTTAGATACCAAAACATCAATTGAAATAATGGGCCTGCTTGAAGAAATCCACAGTAAAGGGAACACCATTATTCTGGTTACGCACGAGGAAGATATTGCGCAGCACGCTCACCGTATTGTACGTATGCGTGATGGTTTGATTGAAAACGATTATTTAAATACAGATATAAAAAATGTATCCCCACGCTTGCAGGCTTTGAAAGATACTGGCAGCGATTGGGAGAAAATTAATTAA
- a CDS encoding putative membrane protein (product_source=COG4194; cog=COG4194; pfam=PF19124; superfamily=81464; transmembrane_helix_parts=Outside_1_37,TMhelix_38_60,Inside_61_67), which produces MEKDFEHDNPENWKWGTFYFNKKDSRLIVPKRVKLLGWTFNFAHPISYIIIALIFIFVFYQFYRNNI; this is translated from the coding sequence ATGGAAAAAGATTTCGAGCATGATAATCCGGAGAACTGGAAATGGGGTACTTTTTATTTCAATAAAAAAGATTCGAGATTAATTGTTCCGAAGCGCGTAAAATTGCTCGGTTGGACATTCAATTTTGCACATCCGATATCTTACATTATCATCGCATTGATTTTCATATTTGTTTTTTATCAGTTCTATAGAAATAATATATGA
- a CDS encoding tryptophanyl-tRNA synthetase (product_source=KO:K01867; cath_funfam=3.40.50.620; cog=COG0180; ko=KO:K01867; pfam=PF00579; superfamily=52374; tigrfam=TIGR00233), translating to MKETVVSGIRSTGKLHLGNYYGAVKNFVQMQNDYNCYFFIADLHSLTTHPTPADLHGNIKHVLVEYLASGIDPENSTIYIQSDVPEIAELYLYLNMNAYMGELERSTSFKDKVRANPDNVNAGLLTYPVLMAADILIHKATKVPVGKDQEQHLEMARTFGNRFNRLYNTEYFPEPYAFSYSDKLVKVPGLDGKGKMGKSEGEANAVYLSDDPETIRKKVMRAVSDGGPTEENQPKPEPIQNLFDLMKVVSSADTLAHFEDLYSKMQIRYGDFKKQLAEDMIITTAPMRERILDIAKNDSYLRQVAKHGALKARESAQKTIREVRSLIGFKSF from the coding sequence ATGAAAGAAACAGTGGTGAGCGGTATCCGCTCAACAGGAAAATTACATTTGGGTAATTATTATGGTGCAGTTAAAAACTTCGTTCAAATGCAGAACGACTATAACTGCTACTTTTTTATCGCCGATTTACACTCCTTAACTACACATCCTACTCCAGCCGATTTACATGGAAATATTAAACATGTTTTGGTTGAATATCTGGCTAGCGGGATTGATCCAGAAAATAGTACCATTTATATACAAAGTGATGTTCCGGAAATTGCAGAGCTTTATCTATACTTAAATATGAACGCTTATATGGGTGAATTGGAGCGCAGCACATCTTTTAAAGATAAAGTGCGTGCCAACCCAGATAACGTAAATGCGGGTTTATTAACCTATCCGGTATTAATGGCCGCCGATATTTTAATCCACAAAGCTACTAAAGTGCCTGTTGGAAAAGATCAGGAGCAACATTTGGAAATGGCGCGTACTTTCGGGAACCGTTTCAACAGGTTATACAATACAGAATATTTCCCTGAACCTTACGCTTTTAGCTACTCTGACAAACTGGTTAAAGTACCTGGTTTAGATGGTAAAGGTAAAATGGGTAAATCGGAAGGCGAAGCCAATGCAGTTTACCTATCTGATGACCCTGAAACCATTCGCAAAAAAGTAATGAGAGCGGTTAGTGATGGTGGCCCAACGGAAGAAAACCAACCAAAACCTGAACCTATTCAGAATCTTTTTGATTTAATGAAAGTGGTTTCGAGTGCAGATACACTTGCACATTTTGAAGATTTATATAGCAAAATGCAGATCCGTTATGGCGATTTCAAAAAACAACTGGCAGAAGATATGATTATTACGACTGCACCTATGCGTGAGCGTATTTTGGATATTGCCAAAAATGATTCATACTTAAGGCAGGTGGCTAAACATGGTGCATTAAAGGCCCGCGAAAGCGCGCAAAAAACCATCAGAGAGGTTCGCAGTTTAATCGGGTTTAAAAGTTTTTAA